From a region of the Betaproteobacteria bacterium genome:
- a CDS encoding glycosyltransferase, with translation MWRPAPEISVVIPVYNEEAGLPALFDRLYPALDGMGASFEVVFVNDGSRDRSAALLREQYQRRPEVTRVILFAANFGQHMAIMAGFEHCRGQIVVTLDADLQNPPEEIPRLVAKMREGYDYVGTIRRQRQDSFFRRYASRALNWMRERSTRIHITDQGCMLRAYSRPIVDAINSCREVSTFIPALAYTFAQRPVEMEVAHEERTAGESKYSLYALVRLNFDLMTGFSLLPLQLVSMGGIALSLVSALFVVFLAIRRLVVGPEAEGLFTLFGIAFFLLGILLFAVGLLGEYVGRIYQQVRPRPRYIVEALLEAPDAKGPAEGVARLDATHALPRAPHAR, from the coding sequence ATGTGGCGTCCGGCACCGGAGATTTCCGTCGTCATCCCCGTCTACAACGAGGAGGCCGGGCTGCCGGCGCTCTTCGATCGGCTCTATCCCGCCCTCGACGGCATGGGCGCGAGCTTCGAGGTCGTGTTCGTCAACGACGGCAGCCGCGACCGCTCCGCGGCCCTGCTGCGCGAGCAGTACCAGCGGCGGCCCGAGGTCACGCGCGTGATCCTCTTCGCCGCCAATTTCGGCCAGCACATGGCGATCATGGCGGGGTTCGAGCACTGCCGCGGCCAGATCGTCGTCACGCTGGACGCCGACCTGCAGAACCCGCCGGAGGAGATTCCGCGCCTTGTCGCCAAGATGCGCGAAGGCTACGACTACGTCGGCACGATCCGCCGCCAGCGACAGGACAGCTTCTTCCGCCGCTACGCCTCGCGCGCGCTCAACTGGATGCGCGAGCGCTCGACGCGGATTCACATCACCGACCAGGGGTGCATGCTGCGCGCCTACAGCCGCCCGATCGTGGACGCGATCAACAGCTGCCGAGAGGTGAGCACCTTCATCCCGGCGCTCGCCTATACCTTCGCGCAGCGCCCGGTCGAGATGGAGGTCGCCCACGAAGAGCGCACCGCCGGCGAGTCGAAATACTCGCTCTATGCGCTGGTGCGCTTGAACTTCGATCTGATGACGGGCTTCTCGCTGCTGCCGCTGCAGCTCGTGTCGATGGGCGGCATCGCGCTGTCCCTCGTCTCGGCGCTGTTCGTCGTCTTTCTGGCGATTCGCCGTCTCGTGGTGGGTCCGGAAGCCGAGGGCCTCTTCACCCTGTTCGGCATCGCCTTCTTCCTGCTCGGCATTCTGCTCTTCGCGGTGGGGCTGCTCGGCGAATACGTGGGCCGCATCTACCAGCAGGTGCGACCGCGGCCGCGCTATATCGTCGAGGCCCTGCTGGAGGCGCCGGATGCGAAAGGTCCGGCGGAGGGTGTGGCCCGTCTCGACGCGACCCACGCGCTGCCGCGCGCGCCCCACGCCCGATGA
- a CDS encoding formyltransferase has product MTRAVVFAYHDVGCRCLQVLLAQGVEVPLVLSHEDAADEVIWYDSVAALARAHDIPVITPEDPTDPALIERIGRLAPDFLFSFYYRRMLPPALLDLPRRGALNMHGSLLPKYRGRVPVNWAVIRGETETGASLHYMTAKPDQGDLVDQMAVPILPDDRALDAFRKVTVAAELVLQRTLPALLAGNAPRIRQDLAAGSYFGGRRPEDGRIDWRQPAKAIHDLVRGVAPPYPGAFCTQAGHRLRVLSTVRVASTHTAAGRPSLHVAGGRVLAECGDGAWLRLVDVEVDGAPADAGTLRRLFGDGPIALAHD; this is encoded by the coding sequence ATGACGCGCGCGGTCGTCTTCGCCTACCACGACGTCGGCTGCCGCTGCCTGCAGGTGCTGCTCGCGCAGGGCGTCGAGGTGCCGCTCGTCCTGAGCCACGAGGACGCAGCCGACGAGGTGATCTGGTACGACAGCGTCGCAGCACTCGCCCGCGCGCACGACATCCCGGTGATCACGCCGGAGGATCCGACCGACCCGGCGCTGATCGAGCGCATCGGCCGCCTCGCGCCGGACTTTCTCTTTTCCTTCTACTACCGGCGCATGCTGCCGCCGGCGCTGCTCGACCTGCCGCGCCGTGGCGCCCTCAACATGCACGGCTCCCTGCTGCCGAAGTACCGCGGGCGCGTGCCGGTGAACTGGGCGGTGATCCGCGGTGAAACCGAGACCGGTGCGAGCCTGCACTACATGACGGCGAAACCCGACCAGGGCGATCTCGTCGACCAGATGGCGGTGCCGATACTGCCGGACGACCGCGCGCTCGACGCCTTCCGCAAGGTCACGGTCGCGGCGGAACTGGTGCTGCAGCGGACGCTTCCGGCCCTGCTCGCAGGCAACGCGCCGCGCATCCGACAGGACCTCGCGGCGGGCAGCTACTTCGGCGGCCGGCGGCCGGAGGACGGACGCATCGACTGGCGCCAGCCGGCAAAGGCGATCCACGACCTCGTGCGCGGCGTCGCCCCGCCCTACCCCGGCGCCTTCTGCACGCAGGCCGGGCACCGGCTGCGCGTGCTCTCCACCGTGCGCGTCGCGTCCACGCACACGGCGGCGGGCCGGCCGTCACTGCACGTCGCCGGCGGGCGCGTCCTCGCCGAATGCGGCGACGGTGCCTGGCTGCGATTGGTCGACGTCGAAGTCGATGGCGCACCCGCAGATGCCGGCACGCTGCGTCGCCTGTTCGGCGACGGACCGATCGCGCTCGCGCACGACTAG
- a CDS encoding bifunctional UDP-4-keto-pentose/UDP-xylose synthase: MKKICILGVNGFIGHHLSQRILEQTDWSVYGMDMQSDRVSDLLAHARFHFFEGDITINREWIEYHIRKCDTILPLVAIATPATYVREPLRVFELDFEANLPIVRSCVKHGKRLVFPSTSEVYGMCRDEQFDAERSELVLGPINKPRWIYACAKQLMDRVIWGYGAAGQLDFTLFRPFNWIGAGLDSIHTPKEGSSRVITQFLGHIVRGEDIKLVDGGSQKRAFTHIDDGIDALMRIIDNRAGVASGNIYNIGNPANNYSVRELAHMMLDLALTYPEYRESAERVQLVEVRSADYYGEGYQDVQNRVPKIDNTCRDLDWAPTVPMDEALRQIFDSYRTHVADARGLVD, encoded by the coding sequence ATGAAGAAGATCTGCATTCTCGGCGTCAACGGCTTCATCGGTCATCACCTGTCGCAGCGCATCCTGGAGCAGACCGACTGGTCGGTGTATGGCATGGACATGCAAAGCGACCGCGTCTCGGACCTGCTCGCGCACGCGCGCTTTCATTTCTTCGAGGGCGACATCACCATCAACCGCGAGTGGATCGAGTATCACATCCGCAAGTGCGACACGATCCTGCCGCTGGTGGCGATCGCCACGCCCGCCACCTACGTGCGCGAACCGCTGCGCGTCTTCGAGCTCGACTTCGAGGCGAACCTGCCGATCGTCCGCTCCTGCGTGAAGCACGGCAAGCGGCTCGTCTTTCCGTCCACCTCGGAGGTGTACGGCATGTGCCGCGACGAACAATTCGACGCGGAACGCTCGGAGCTCGTGCTCGGCCCGATCAACAAGCCGCGCTGGATCTACGCCTGCGCGAAGCAGCTCATGGACCGCGTGATCTGGGGCTACGGCGCGGCGGGGCAGCTCGATTTCACGCTCTTTCGCCCGTTCAACTGGATCGGTGCCGGGCTCGATTCCATCCACACGCCGAAGGAAGGCAGCTCGCGCGTGATCACCCAGTTCCTGGGTCACATCGTGCGCGGCGAAGACATCAAGCTGGTGGACGGCGGCAGCCAGAAGCGCGCGTTCACGCACATCGACGACGGCATCGACGCGCTGATGCGGATCATCGACAACCGCGCCGGGGTGGCGAGCGGCAACATCTACAACATCGGCAACCCCGCCAACAATTACTCGGTGCGCGAGCTTGCGCACATGATGCTGGACCTCGCGCTCACTTATCCGGAATACCGCGAGTCCGCCGAGCGCGTGCAACTCGTCGAGGTCCGCTCCGCCGACTACTACGGTGAGGGCTACCAGGACGTGCAGAACCGCGTACCGAAGATCGACAACACCTGCCGCGACCTCGACTGGGCACCCACCGTACCGATGGACGAGGCGCTGCGGCAGATCTTCGACTCGTACCGCACGCACGTGGCGGACGCGCGCGGGCTCGTCGACTGA